One Panicum virgatum strain AP13 chromosome 3N, P.virgatum_v5, whole genome shotgun sequence DNA segment encodes these proteins:
- the LOC120664284 gene encoding auxin-responsive protein IAA1-like, with translation MSEEPARSSMESSSGASSGPDFVLRLRPPGSDPDRKSAASTSDPAARDRSRSPRGPDAAPPPPSHLPRVVGWPPVRRRPNKVKFVKVAVAGAPYQRKVDLEAYAGYHQLLAALQDKFTAHFTVRRGANEEMELVDVVSGVEYVPTYEDKDGDWMLVGDVPWRMFVETCQRLRLMKSSEVVNLAPRAGE, from the exons ATGTCGGAGGAGCCGGCGCGGAGCTCCATGGAGTCCTCCTCCGGGGCGTCCTCGGGGCCCGACTTCGTGCTCAGGCTCCGGCCCCCGGGCTCCGACCCCGACCGCAagagcgccgcctccacctccgaccccgccgcccgcgaccgcagccgctccccgcgcggccccgacgccgccccgccgccgccctcccactT GCCGCGGGTGGTGGGGTGGCCTCCGGTTCGGCGCCGGCCGAACAAGGTCAAGTTCGTCAAGGTGGCTGTGGCCGGCGCGCCGTACCAGCGCAAGGTGGACCTCGAGGCGTACGCGGGCTACCACCAGCTGCTCGCCGCGCTCCAGGACAAGTTCACCGCCCACTTCACCGTCC GCCGGGGGGCGAACGAGGAGATGGAGCTCGTCGACGTCGTGAGCGGCGTCGAGTACGTGCCGACTTACGAGGACAAGGACGGCGACTGGATGCTCGTCGGAGACGTCCCCTGGAG AATGTTTGTGGAAACCTGCCAACGTCTTCGTCtgatgaaaagctccgaggTGGTAAACTTGG CACCAAGAGCTGGCGAATGA
- the LOC120664285 gene encoding pre-mRNA splicing factor SR-like 1: MEIQTSGKPIDLLMEKVLRMNILSSEYFKELYRLKTYHEVIDEIYSCVEHVEPWMTGNCRGPSTAFCLLYKFFTMKLTVKQMHGLLKHPDSPYIRAIGFLYLRYVADPKTLWTWYEPYLRDDEEFSPGSNGRVTTMGVYVRDLILGQYYFDSLLPRIPLPVTRQVTANLEKMKLPTKLSGVTGDSSRQGSEDTARRPPSVKASLSVSFGQRAPHRASTRDSSPVRRTITHDDTRSSYSPYRRSGSRDGPDRDRSDRELDRSSRDRDRLSRDQDRSRRDRDRDRDIRDYHQRGRDSRDRDYYRSRHSEERRDDRRDRESSRHKRSSSRHRSRSRSRSRGRSRSRSRSRNEQRSSPFRDGNKDKAATVSSNLAKLKDLYGDVTEKKEDGDTEKLCRDSCAEEVIRLGGPRWR, translated from the exons ATGGAGATCCAGACTTCAGGGAAGCCCATTGATTTGCTGATGGAGAAGGTTCTTCGCATGAACATTCTGTCTTCTGAATACTTTAAGGAGCTCTACAGGCTAAAAACCTATCATGAAGTCATTGATGAGATCTACTCTTGTGTCGAACACGTGGAACCTTGGATGACTGGCAATTGCAGGGGGCCCTCCACTGCATTCTGTCTTCTCTACAAGTTCTTCACCATGAAGCTTACTGTCAAACAGATGCACGGTTTGTTGAAGCATCCTGACTCCCCATACATTAGAGCT ATCGGTTTCTTGTATCTTCGTTATGTTGCAGATCCAAAGACTCTGTGGACATGGTATGAGCCCTATTTGAGGGATGATGAG GAATTCTCCCCTGGATCTAATGGCCGTGTGACTACCATGGGTGTTTATGTCCGTGACCTTATACTCGGACAG TATTATTTTGATAGTCTTCTTCCAAGAATTCCTCTTCCAGTAACTCGTCAGGTAACAGCCAATCTTGAGAAGATGAAATTACCCACCAAGCTTTCTGGAGTGACTGGAGACTCCAGTCGTCAGGGATCAGAAGATACTGCACGTCGCCCTCCTTCTGTGAAAGCCTCTCTGTCAGTTTCCTTTGGACAACGGGCTCCACACCGGGCTTCCACCAGAGATTCATCCCCTGTTCGGCGAACCATCACCCATGATGATACTCGAAGCTCTTACTCACCATATCGTCGCAGTGGTAGTCGTGACGGTCCTGATCGTGATCGTTCTGACCGGGAACTTGACCGTTCTAGCCGTGACCGGGACCGTTTGAGCCGGGATCAGGATCGCTCAAGACGTGACCGTGATCGTGATCGGGACATCAGAGATTATCATCAACGTGGGCGTGATAGCAGGGACCGTGACTACTACAGGTCCAGGCATTCAGAAGAAAGACGAGACGACAGAAGGGATCGTGAAAGTAGCAGGCACAAGCGCTCTAGCTCTCGTCATAGGAGCAGAAGCCGGAGTCGAAGCAGGGGCAGGAGCCGAagcaggagccggagccggaatGAGCAGCGATCCAGCCCATTCAGGGATGGAAATAAAGATAAGGCAGCCACCGTCTCAAGCAACCTAGCAAAGCTGAAGGATCTGTACGGTGATGTTACTGAGAAGAAGGAAGATGGCGATACTGAAAAGCTTTGCCGTGATTCATGCGCTGAGGAGGTCATCAGGTTAGGAGGCCCTAGATGGAGGTAA
- the LOC120664286 gene encoding E3 ubiquitin-protein ligase At1g63170-like isoform X1 has translation MIVGSGTSFSSSEEPVISHAISWLMDALPVVSERESQTDSHPLLMEHVIGIPRDDVPSSTPRRDNHDGMDQLPRDSESSSGTTAASNTPSAPLARRDDNRGPRRRSPLNSGFWISVELVVNLSQIIAAICVLSVSRNEHPHAPLFEWVIGYTIGCIATLPHLYWRYLHRNHLATVQESANQNYIPNNIPESNSSEEFSAPRVSEAGVVTGTNGVSRNNVVTVNPRAQAFADHFKMALDCFFAVWFVVGNVWVFGRRSSAHDAPNLYRLCIAFLTFSCIGYAMPFILCALICCCLPCIISVMGFREDLNQNRGASSDAINALGTYKFKLKKPRNGDGNGNEGGSGVLAAGTDKERVVSAEDAVCCICLARYVDNDELRLLPCGHFFHKDCVDKWLKINALCPLCKSELDVVSATAPAIGFGRRHSDNRVGNDIESQQ, from the exons ATGATTGTTGGGTCGGGAACTTctttctcctcttccgag GAACCAGTAATTTCCCATGCAATCTCTTGGTTGATGGATGCTCTTCCTGTTGTATCAGAAAGAGAGAGTCAAACAGATAGTCACCCTTTACTCATGGAGCATGTGATTGGTATCCCAAGGGATGATGTCCCTTCTTCTACACCTCGTCGAGATAATCATGATGGCATGGATCAACTGCCTCGTGACTCAGAAAGTTCTTCTGGAACAACTGCTGCATCTAACACTCCGAGCGCTCCTCTAGCAAGAAGAGATGATAATCGTGGTCCTCGTCGGCGAAGTCCTCTGAATTCTGGCTTCTGGATCTCAGTTGAACTAGTTGTAAATCTCAGCCAGATTATAGCTGCTATTTGTGTTCTGTCTGTATCAAGGAATGAACATCCTCATGCTCCATTGTTTGAGTGGGTCATTGGTTATACAATAGGTTGTATTGCAACTCTTCCTCATCTTTACTGGCGCTATCTCCACCGCAACCACCTGGCCACTGTGCAAGAATCAGCTAATCAGAACTACATTCCAAACAACATCCCTGAAAGTAATTCTTCTGAGGAATTTTCTGCCCCTCGAGTGTCTGAAGCTGGTGTTGTAACAGGCACAAATGGAGTTTCAAGAAACAACGTGGTTACTGTAAATCCAAG GGCCCAAGCTTTTGCTGATCACTTCAAAATGGCTCTGGACTGTTTCTTCGCTGTATGGTTCGTTGTGGGAAATGTGTGGGTGTTTGGTAGACGTTCTTCTGCCCATGATGCGCCAAACTTGTACAG GTTGTGTATAGCCTTCCTCACATTCAGTTGCATCGGCTATGCTATGCCCTTCATTCTCTGCGCACTGATATGTTGCTGCCTCCCCTGCATAATTTCTGTAATGGGCTTCCGAGAAGATTTGAACCAAAATAGAGGTGCTAGTTCAGATGCTATCAACGCCTTAGGCACATATAAGTTTAAATTGAAGAAGCCTCGTAATGGAGATGGAAATGGAAATGAAGGTGGCAGTGGGGTGTTGGCTGCTGGAACAGACAAGGAACGCGTTGTTTCTGCTGAAGATGCT GTTTGCTGTATCTGCTTGGCAAGGTACGTGGACAATGACGAACTCCGGTTGCTCCCATGTGGGCACTTCTTCCACAAGGACTGTGTCGACAAGTGGCTCAAGATAAATGCACTGTGCCCCCTCTGCAAATCTGAGCTTGACGTTGTCTCGGCAACTGCTCCAGCCATTGGCTTTGGGCGCCGCCACAGCGACAACAGGGTAGGAAACGACATTGAATCGCAACAATAG
- the LOC120664286 gene encoding E3 ubiquitin-protein ligase At1g63170-like isoform X2 — protein sequence MDALPVVSERESQTDSHPLLMEHVIGIPRDDVPSSTPRRDNHDGMDQLPRDSESSSGTTAASNTPSAPLARRDDNRGPRRRSPLNSGFWISVELVVNLSQIIAAICVLSVSRNEHPHAPLFEWVIGYTIGCIATLPHLYWRYLHRNHLATVQESANQNYIPNNIPESNSSEEFSAPRVSEAGVVTGTNGVSRNNVVTVNPRAQAFADHFKMALDCFFAVWFVVGNVWVFGRRSSAHDAPNLYRLCIAFLTFSCIGYAMPFILCALICCCLPCIISVMGFREDLNQNRGASSDAINALGTYKFKLKKPRNGDGNGNEGGSGVLAAGTDKERVVSAEDAVCCICLARYVDNDELRLLPCGHFFHKDCVDKWLKINALCPLCKSELDVVSATAPAIGFGRRHSDNRVGNDIESQQ from the exons ATGGATGCTCTTCCTGTTGTATCAGAAAGAGAGAGTCAAACAGATAGTCACCCTTTACTCATGGAGCATGTGATTGGTATCCCAAGGGATGATGTCCCTTCTTCTACACCTCGTCGAGATAATCATGATGGCATGGATCAACTGCCTCGTGACTCAGAAAGTTCTTCTGGAACAACTGCTGCATCTAACACTCCGAGCGCTCCTCTAGCAAGAAGAGATGATAATCGTGGTCCTCGTCGGCGAAGTCCTCTGAATTCTGGCTTCTGGATCTCAGTTGAACTAGTTGTAAATCTCAGCCAGATTATAGCTGCTATTTGTGTTCTGTCTGTATCAAGGAATGAACATCCTCATGCTCCATTGTTTGAGTGGGTCATTGGTTATACAATAGGTTGTATTGCAACTCTTCCTCATCTTTACTGGCGCTATCTCCACCGCAACCACCTGGCCACTGTGCAAGAATCAGCTAATCAGAACTACATTCCAAACAACATCCCTGAAAGTAATTCTTCTGAGGAATTTTCTGCCCCTCGAGTGTCTGAAGCTGGTGTTGTAACAGGCACAAATGGAGTTTCAAGAAACAACGTGGTTACTGTAAATCCAAG GGCCCAAGCTTTTGCTGATCACTTCAAAATGGCTCTGGACTGTTTCTTCGCTGTATGGTTCGTTGTGGGAAATGTGTGGGTGTTTGGTAGACGTTCTTCTGCCCATGATGCGCCAAACTTGTACAG GTTGTGTATAGCCTTCCTCACATTCAGTTGCATCGGCTATGCTATGCCCTTCATTCTCTGCGCACTGATATGTTGCTGCCTCCCCTGCATAATTTCTGTAATGGGCTTCCGAGAAGATTTGAACCAAAATAGAGGTGCTAGTTCAGATGCTATCAACGCCTTAGGCACATATAAGTTTAAATTGAAGAAGCCTCGTAATGGAGATGGAAATGGAAATGAAGGTGGCAGTGGGGTGTTGGCTGCTGGAACAGACAAGGAACGCGTTGTTTCTGCTGAAGATGCT GTTTGCTGTATCTGCTTGGCAAGGTACGTGGACAATGACGAACTCCGGTTGCTCCCATGTGGGCACTTCTTCCACAAGGACTGTGTCGACAAGTGGCTCAAGATAAATGCACTGTGCCCCCTCTGCAAATCTGAGCTTGACGTTGTCTCGGCAACTGCTCCAGCCATTGGCTTTGGGCGCCGCCACAGCGACAACAGGGTAGGAAACGACATTGAATCGCAACAATAG